Below is a window of Penaeus monodon isolate SGIC_2016 chromosome 13, NSTDA_Pmon_1, whole genome shotgun sequence DNA.
TGGcagcactttctttttctttcttttcttttccgagtggctttttttttttttggattaggaCTAAAGTCTCACGCAACATgtacctcctctttcttttcttttcttttctttttttttttcctttcttctcccaaaACGACGAAATTCACACTCTCAGGTTCGTTGAATGGAtgaacttactttttttttttcccttgtgctAAGTAAAAAAATGAGTATAAAGTCTCTCCTCCCAGTCGCGTCCCGGGTTTTTTGATTGCATTTGCAAACCAAGAGGCTGACTGCGGGTggccggggggaggggcgggggggagagagagggcgggcggactcccgcgcccggacacccgcccgcccgcccgcgccgcccttTGTGAACAAGGCGAGATCATAGAGAAGTTGTAATATCAACCGAGCAGCCTGCGTCGCCCGCCCGGCCCAGCCGCgggcgagggggggcggggcCGACGCGCGGCCGCCCCCGCGCTCGCCGGGAATcaagggcggcggagggcgggcgCCGCAGCGCAGCACTAAGCCTAGGGTGTTGTCGCCCGCGGGCCGTGCTCGACTAGTGGgtgtgggcggcgtgggcggcggagggcggcgtgGGCGAGCGTCCCGCCTCAcacgccgcccgccgcccgccgccgctcACTGTGCTCGCGCCCAAGACTGCGACAATTGCACTTTGGTCTGGTGATATGTGAGCGGCCCGGCCCCCTGCGGGCGTGGCGGGGGGGAGGCCGCACCACTGGGCGTAGAGGGGCGTCCCGTGCGGGCGGCGGCGGCTCAGGTGACCGGGTTGGTGATCTGCGGCAGCTTGGTGTGGTGGCGCGGGTGCAGCGTGGTGGCGCCGCCGTCGTCCGTGATGGTGGCGCGCAGCTTGGTGGCCGACGTGGCGATGGTGTTGAGCTTGGCGGCCGACGAGGGCGTgcgcgacgacgacgacgacgagggcGTGCGCAGCGTGGAGGCCGGGGAGTCGCTCTTCTCGGAGGGCGGCTTGGGCAGGCGGCGCCGCAGCCAGCCGTGCCGCAGCGCCTGGTTGGGCGTCATGCGCGTGGCGGGGTCCCAGTCCAGGCAGCGCTGGATGAAGTCCAGGAAGAGCGGGTCGTTGCAGCCCTTCAGCGCCGTCTGCAGCGCCTTGGAGCCGGGCGGGCCGCGCGGCTTGCCCCGCCGCGAGTGCCCGCCGTGCAGGATGGTCGAGCCGTCGGGCAGCGTGCGCGTCACGCAGTAGCGCGGGTAGCCCTTGCTCGTGATGAAGTTCTTGGCGCGCTTGCTCTGCTCCAGCAGCTTGGCGGGCGGCATGCCCAGCAGCTCGATGATGCACGCCAGCTGGTCCGCCTCGTCCTGCGGGGAAGACTGGCGTTAGGGCGTCGCGGGCGGGGGAGAAGGGCGGGAAACGAGCCTCATTTGGGCGCCGTTGGGGGCTgatggccggggggggggttactttataattcatatataatgcatatttgaAATCAGTATTTCAGATCATTAAATATCAAAGgcttatatcattaatatatatatatatatataaagactaaaTTAAAAGGGCAATATGagggttaatataaatataaaaataacagtgataatgacaacggTGATATGATAACTTGGATGATAACCATGGCGAAGACAATAAAGGTGAAAACgatgaaaaaagtagaagaaaatgagaaaaaaggaaagagtgggagggaggagggagggagggagggagggagggagggagggagggagggagggagggagggagggagggagggagggagggagggagggagggagggagggaggaggggagggggaaagagagggagagggagagggagacagacagacagacagagacagagagagacagagatagagacagacaaactgaggcaggaaattaaaaaggaaggaactatggtagaaaaactagatttattaagaatgaaaccacagtttcgaaattctCGAAAAACCCTCCTGGATTCCACCTTCAGGACCAGACGATAAGAGGATTTCGAAAACCGTCGGGTCTCACCTTCAATAAAATCGAGAActaaccaccccttcccccccaactcatagaacccccttaaacccccttaaacctccccttaaaaacccttaaacctccccttaaacccctttaaccccctttaaaacccccagaACCACCAACCTCGCCCGGCAGCAGCGGATACCCGGTGAGCAGCTCGGCTAGAATGCATCCCAAGGACCACATGTCGATGGCCATGCCGTACTTGGCGCCGAGGATGACCTCCGGGGCGCGGTAGAACCTGCTCTGGATGTACGTGTAGACTCGCTGGTTCTCGTAGCAGGAGGAGCCGAAGTCGATCACCtgcaagaaagaaaggggaagtgaattttttttctttcatttgctgtAGTCGATCACCTGCAACGAAGAAAGGggagtgaatattttttttatttttattttttctttgctgaaGTCGATCAcctggaaggaaggagagtgaatatatatatatatatatatatatatatatatatatatatatatatatatatatatctgaagtcGTCACCTGAGGaaggagagtgatatatatattttttttattatatatatatatatatattatattattatatatttatttatcgtacggatataataagtatttttttttttttttttttttttttttctgatcgcgtgacggagggaaagaagagtgaatttttgtttttgtttttttgtttcctttttgtcgATGTCGATTACCTGAAGGAGGTTAGAGGAGAGCGCCcttcccctctttacctcctttcctccctccctccctcccctcccctccctccctccctaaaacAATCGTAacaaccttcccctcccttccctcgacgccaccccttcccccccccactttccctccgcTCTTTCCCCTcgaccaccctccccctccccctcccccccctcagccCAAACCGAGGGAAACATGCCAgaaggtgaccccccccccctcacctcccccaccccccccctacacctcccccaccccttccccctcccccccacccccctccgcgaGTGGTCGTCTGCGCCCATATGTCTATATTTAGACAGGTTCGGCCGCCCGACTGTCTtgtcttgtctgcctgtctgcgtctggctgtttgtctgtctgtatgtgtgtttgtttgtttgcttgcttgtttgtctttatatatgtttctggatgtgtgtgtgtgtgtgtgtgtgtgttgtgtgtgtgtgtgtgtgtgtgtgtgtgtgtgtgtgtatttgtgtgtgtgtatttgtgtgtgtgtgtgtgtgtgtgtttgtgtgtgtgtgggtgtgttgtgtgtctgtgtgttgtgtgtgtgttgtgtgttgtgtgtgtgtgttgtgtgtgtgtgtgttgttgtgtgtgtgttgttgtgtgtgttgtctgttgtttgtgtctgtctgtctgtctgtctgtcatatctatctatctatctatcttcttctatcttctgtttctgatcttctatctatctatctatctatctatctatctatctatctatctatctatctatctatctatctatctatctatctttctgtctatcaatcaatcaatcaatcaatcaatcaatcaatcaatcaatctatctatctttctgtctgtccgtccgtctctgtccctgtctctctctcccatgtaGGTCAAGTTGGCCGGTTCACGttcgaaataacaaaaatatacagaaGGTTGGAGAAAGCACATTCGAACACAAGCAAGCACGTGTGCTAATATACACACATGGTGGGATGTATACATCTTTAACACCCACGAACAAACAcgaacaaaaatatacacatttctctctttccctctctttctctttctctctctctctctctctctctctctctctctctctctctcttcctccctccctctctctctctctctctttctccaccccctctcccttcctccattcctccctccctccctccctctcctctcccttcctccctcctccctccctctctccttcccttcctccctcctctccctacccaccCGCTTTAAGCAGCGACGCAAGCACGGAATCTCCGGAGAGTAAGACAAAGAAGGAACTTGATTTGAACACCATTACTGAGCACCGCCGGgactctcgctcgctcgctctcttctctttctctcgctttctctctctctctctctcgtgttctcgttctctttctctaactcttgttctgctctctctctctctctctctctctctctctcgttttcgttctcgttctctttctctaactcttgttctcgctctctctctctcgttctctctctttccccccctccccctctccctctctccttttccctctctccttctctccctctccctctctcctttctctccctctctccctctctccctctccttctccctttctccctctcctcgtgcCCTGTGCCTTCGACCTGCTTGCCGTGTTTAATTTTTAAGGGCCTCGCTCGCTGCCTGCATGCACTCGCGAAGGCAAATAGGGGGtgaggtgtgtgttttattcctttgacttttgatattttttatttcgatttatatttttccccctttttcttggtgtcttctttgtttgttggtttgtttgtatgtttttgttgttctttctttacctctgtttgtttggtgttgtttctTCCGTTCACTATCTCCCATTctaacttcttctccttcttcctctttccccttctccctccctcccttcctccctttctctccccttctccctctccttcccccctccctcccctctcactcctactcaccccctttcctccctcctccccctcccttaccctctccctcacccccttcctcccctctccctcctactcacccccttcctccccctctcccttaccctctccctctttcctccccttcctcccccctcctccccttctctccgccTCACCCTgctcctcaccccctttcctccctcactccacccctcctcccactcccactcccccctcctcctctcaagaGATACG
It encodes the following:
- the LOC119580000 gene encoding dual specificity tyrosine-phosphorylation-regulated kinase 2-like, encoding MAIDMWSLGCILAELLTGYPLLPGEDEADQLACIIELLGMPPAKLLEQSKRAKNFITSKGYPRYCVTRTLPDGSTILHGGHSRRGKPRGPPGSKALQTALKGCNDPLFLDFIQRCLDWDPATRMTPNQALRHGWLRRRLPKPPSEKSDSPASTLRTPSSSSSSRTPSSAAKLNTIATSATKLRATITDDGGATTLHPRHHTKLPQITNPVT